A portion of the Edaphobacter bradus genome contains these proteins:
- a CDS encoding TadE/TadG family type IV pilus assembly protein: MKQLQRLMQNLRLRRAFGTRVLSDADRNPRRSEAGVSTVEFAMTLSILLTMLFGLMELALALYSYNFISEAAREATRYAIVRGSSCSGFGSACPAAASDVQNYVVGLGYPGLDSSLLTVSTTWPAGDNNPGHTVQVKVSYQFPLTIPFIPNRTINMSSTSQMTIQQ, from the coding sequence ATGAAACAACTTCAACGCCTTATGCAGAACCTCAGGCTCCGGCGGGCATTCGGAACGCGAGTTCTGAGCGATGCTGATCGCAATCCGCGGCGAAGCGAAGCCGGAGTGTCTACGGTGGAGTTCGCCATGACACTTAGCATCCTCCTTACCATGCTGTTCGGGCTGATGGAGTTGGCACTTGCCCTTTATAGCTATAACTTCATCTCGGAGGCCGCCCGGGAGGCGACTCGCTACGCTATCGTTCGCGGCTCTTCCTGTTCCGGTTTCGGCAGTGCGTGCCCGGCTGCAGCCTCAGATGTCCAGAACTACGTGGTGGGCCTCGGCTATCCAGGGCTTGATTCGAGCTTGCTGACAGTGAGCACAACCTGGCCAGCAGGCGATAACAATCCAGGCCATACGGTGCAGGTGAAGGTCAGCTATCAATTCCCTCTTACGATCCCTTTCATTCCGAACAGAACAATCAACATGAGCAGCACTTCTCAGATGACTATCCAGCAGTAA
- a CDS encoding pilus assembly protein TadG-related protein, whose product MKTRMHESGQATIMVLLSMLGLLGFVGLGTDVGLLFHAKRNLQIVADAAAIAGASEYPYTGSSGANTAGQAAATANGVTNGTGGASVVVNSPPLSGAHTSTTGPNGYVEAVVSQPQSTVFMGLFGWNSVPVSARAVAYKGAKSTDCVYVMSQNASPAMALTGRFDVSVPGCGIVVDSNASNALNFTGASGTLSAGSVGVVGGATGHTSDSTPTPISGTAPVSDPLIGIATPPPYSGCTAAPGGTLTGPVNNAGTVCYSGSVNINNANLAAGTYVFTGDVTLSGTVTGTGVTFYLLGNLSALTNSRLNLTAPSSATNYPATSSNYGILFYGASTDTGTLAFNVGNASGTLQGIIYAPTMNFTLQDNGGHTTGGLQLVTDLIVNTLSDTASMLSLTSYTQSCGCNSPLTKVALVE is encoded by the coding sequence ATGAAAACGCGTATGCATGAGAGCGGGCAGGCCACGATCATGGTGCTGTTGAGCATGCTCGGTCTGCTGGGTTTTGTGGGTTTGGGGACGGACGTTGGCCTCCTCTTCCACGCCAAGAGAAACCTGCAAATCGTGGCAGATGCCGCCGCGATCGCCGGAGCATCCGAATACCCATATACAGGCTCATCTGGCGCTAACACTGCCGGCCAGGCTGCGGCCACGGCAAACGGCGTGACCAACGGAACCGGAGGAGCTTCTGTCGTGGTGAACAGTCCGCCGCTAAGCGGGGCGCACACGAGCACCACCGGCCCCAATGGCTACGTCGAAGCGGTCGTTTCCCAGCCGCAATCGACTGTTTTCATGGGCCTTTTCGGCTGGAACTCCGTGCCGGTCTCGGCCAGGGCTGTTGCGTATAAGGGAGCCAAGTCAACTGACTGCGTTTATGTCATGTCTCAAAATGCATCACCAGCGATGGCCTTGACAGGTAGGTTCGATGTGTCAGTACCGGGTTGTGGTATCGTGGTGGACTCGAACGCCTCCAATGCTCTCAATTTCACAGGAGCCTCTGGAACGCTCAGCGCCGGGTCAGTCGGCGTCGTGGGAGGTGCTACCGGCCATACCAGCGATAGCACGCCGACTCCGATCAGCGGGACTGCCCCGGTATCCGATCCACTGATTGGCATTGCCACCCCGCCTCCCTACTCCGGATGCACTGCAGCTCCGGGCGGTACTCTGACTGGCCCCGTCAATAATGCGGGCACTGTTTGTTACAGCGGGAGCGTCAATATCAACAACGCGAATCTGGCTGCCGGAACCTATGTGTTTACGGGAGACGTCACTCTGAGCGGAACCGTGACTGGAACGGGTGTCACCTTCTACTTGCTGGGCAATCTCAGTGCCCTCACAAACAGTAGGCTAAACCTAACCGCTCCAAGCAGCGCCACCAACTACCCAGCCACTAGCTCCAACTACGGCATCCTTTTCTACGGCGCTTCAACCGACACCGGTACGCTTGCCTTCAACGTGGGCAATGCGAGTGGAACGCTCCAGGGAATCATCTACGCCCCAACCATGAACTTCACTTTACAGGACAACGGTGGCCACACCACCGGCGGGCTGCAACTGGTAACAGACCTGATTGTAAACACCTTATCGGATACGGCGTCGATGCTCTCCCTCACAAGTTACACACAAAGCTGTGGATGCAACTCCCCACTTACGAAGGTGGCCTTAGTTGAGTAA
- a CDS encoding TadE/TadG family type IV pilus assembly protein gives MKRLRQAKPSGAGTSGRRMALCNDHGSSLVELALCMPFLLLLLVGIADFGWIAYSYIELGNATNAGAQYAAQSTTYAAPNNQPAISAAVNNDAANLSGITTTVTNTCTCSDGSAVSSCLNAATTCTGTARIITNVTVTTSMPISPFISWTGIPTSITLHGQATMRVEE, from the coding sequence ATGAAGAGATTACGGCAGGCAAAGCCGAGCGGGGCTGGCACGTCTGGCCGCCGCATGGCGCTGTGCAACGACCATGGATCTTCTCTCGTCGAGCTCGCCCTTTGCATGCCGTTCTTGCTCCTGCTTCTTGTCGGCATCGCCGACTTCGGTTGGATAGCCTACAGCTACATCGAACTGGGAAATGCTACGAATGCCGGCGCCCAGTACGCGGCACAATCCACTACCTATGCGGCGCCGAACAACCAACCAGCAATTTCAGCGGCAGTGAACAATGACGCGGCAAACCTCTCGGGCATAACCACGACGGTAACTAACACCTGCACATGCTCCGACGGGTCAGCGGTCTCGTCGTGCCTCAACGCCGCCACGACGTGCACCGGCACCGCACGCATTATCACGAACGTTACAGTGACCACTTCCATGCCGATCAGTCCGTTCATCAGTTGGACCGGGATTCCGACTTCAATTACGCTGCACGGCCAGGCGACGATGAGGGTTGAAGAATAG
- a CDS encoding DUF192 domain-containing protein encodes MPGAPNDLVVTNLTRNVTLGDHIRIADTVTSRFLGLLTRRELLPSEGLLIEPSSGVHTLGMRFAIDVLLLNREREVIAVYDSMPPFRMTRLFWKAASALELPSGVRLSTGTMVGDRLSIAPNLPEHL; translated from the coding sequence GTGCCGGGTGCCCCAAACGACCTCGTCGTCACAAATCTGACGCGCAACGTCACTTTAGGCGACCACATTCGCATCGCGGACACAGTCACGTCCCGGTTTCTGGGACTTCTGACGCGGCGCGAGCTTCTTCCCTCGGAAGGATTGCTGATTGAGCCATCGAGCGGTGTGCATACCCTCGGAATGCGGTTCGCTATCGATGTCCTCTTACTCAACCGAGAGCGGGAGGTAATAGCAGTCTATGACTCTATGCCCCCGTTCCGCATGACGCGGCTTTTCTGGAAGGCCGCGAGCGCTTTGGAACTCCCTTCCGGCGTCCGGCTCAGCACGGGGACGATGGTAGGAGATCGGCTTTCGATAGCTCCGAATCTTCCCGAACACCTCTAG
- a CDS encoding type II secretion system F family protein: MTLAFILLALTLFLGITAITLLLQARSSAEVRLSRALAGDRVQTDETEQPQGVFSKFAQSVTALVGRTGVANAPEFERQLGLAGYRKPAHLQYFLTAKLLLPIVAAVSASFLVSQNVVFWVLVCGVVGYFLPDLWLSSAITRHREAVRLAMPDALDLLIICMEAGLGIDQALIRVGTELSLNHPQLSDEFRIINLEQRAGTPRIEAWRHMAERTKLEVVASFVSMLVQTDRFGTPISKSLGTFSESLRTERRQKAEELAAKTTIKMVFPLVLFIFPSMFIVLLAPAIISIKHSMGNAFQ, translated from the coding sequence ATGACGCTAGCATTCATTCTCCTGGCTCTCACGCTCTTCCTTGGAATAACTGCGATCACCCTGCTTCTTCAGGCAAGATCTTCTGCAGAAGTGCGCCTTTCCAGGGCACTGGCAGGAGATCGAGTTCAAACGGATGAGACAGAGCAGCCGCAGGGGGTTTTCAGCAAATTCGCTCAGTCTGTCACTGCCTTGGTTGGCCGCACCGGCGTTGCCAACGCACCTGAATTTGAGCGTCAACTCGGGCTGGCGGGATACAGAAAGCCTGCCCATCTACAGTATTTCCTAACAGCCAAACTACTCCTCCCCATCGTTGCAGCCGTGTCCGCAAGCTTCCTGGTCAGCCAGAATGTTGTCTTCTGGGTTTTGGTCTGCGGAGTGGTTGGATATTTTCTGCCTGACCTCTGGTTATCCAGCGCAATCACACGTCACCGCGAAGCGGTAAGGTTGGCAATGCCCGATGCTCTTGATCTCCTCATCATCTGCATGGAGGCAGGACTCGGTATCGACCAGGCGTTGATTCGTGTAGGGACAGAGCTGAGTCTCAATCATCCGCAACTTAGTGATGAATTTCGCATAATCAACCTGGAGCAGCGTGCAGGAACTCCACGTATTGAAGCCTGGAGGCATATGGCCGAAAGAACCAAGCTTGAGGTGGTCGCATCCTTTGTCAGCATGCTTGTCCAGACAGATCGATTTGGCACTCCGATCTCAAAGTCGCTGGGCACATTTTCTGAATCCCTGAGAACGGAACGGCGACAAAAGGCTGAGGAGTTAGCCGCAAAGACAACAATCAAGATGGTTTTTCCCTTGGTACTTTTCATTTTTCCGAGTATGTTTATCGTGTTGTTGGCACCAGCTATCATCAGCATCAAGCACAGCATGGGAAATGCGTTTCAGTAG